Proteins encoded within one genomic window of Brassica rapa cultivar Chiifu-401-42 chromosome A09, CAAS_Brap_v3.01, whole genome shotgun sequence:
- the LOC103842463 gene encoding transcription factor NAI1 codes for MEDSSFTDLMLDTDEYLIDDWESDFPVVPVETTDHQGSGSESGFMLIPERPTKQLKVNSTSSSPSSSSSSGSLTTPQVISFGAPDPTMNLVETSFNFSNQANMNQNAGSKRKECGNNGGKREPHLLKEHVLAERKRRQKLNERLIALSALLPGLKKADKASVLEDAIKHLKQLQERVKKLEEERVGTKKMDQSVILVKRSQVYVEDDSSSYSSTCSAASPPSSSLDEVSILKQTMPMIEARVSDRDLLIRIHCEKNKGCLVKILSSLEKFRLEVVNSFTLPFGSKTLVITILSKMDNKFSRPIEDVVKNIRLALAE; via the exons ATGGAAGATTCAAGCTTTACGGATTTGATGCTGGACACTGACGAGTACTTGATTGATGATTGGGAATCCGATTTTCCGGTGGTGCCAGTAGAAACCACGGATCATCAGGGTTCTGGATCCGAATCCGGGTTCATGTTGATACCCGAGAGACCTACAAAGCAACTGAAAGTCAActcaacatcttcttctccatcatcatcttcttcttctggttcGCTCACAACGCCGCAAGTGATCTCGTTCGGGGCTCCAGACCCGACGATGAACTTGGTCGAGACATCTTTTAACTTCTCCAACCAAGCAAACATGAATCAGAATGCTGGGTCCAAAAGAAAAGAGTGTGGTAATAATGGAGGAAAAAGAGAGCCACATCTATTGAAAGAACATGTTTTGGCTGAACGTAAACGTCGACAAAAGCTCAATGAACGTTTGATTGCTCTCTCTGCTCTTCTTCCTGGCCTCAAAAAG gCTGATAAAGCAAGCGTTCTTGAAGACGCGATTAAACATTTGAAACAACTTCAAGAACGCGTAAAGAAGCTGGAGGAAGAGCGAGTTGGAACCAAGAAAATGGACCAATCGGTTATATTGGTAAAGAGATCTCAAGTGTATGTGGAAGATGATTCTTCATCTTATTCTTCAACTTGTTCAGCAGCTTCTCCTCCGTCTTCTTCTTTAGATGAAGTTTCCATCTTGAAGCAGACAATGCCTATGATCGAAGCACGAGTTTCAGACAGAGATTTGCTGATTAGGATCCATTGTGAAAAAAACAAAGGGTGTTTAGTTAAGATCTTGAGTTCACTAGAAAAGTTTCGTCTTGAAGTAGTCAATAGTTTTACTTTACCCTTTGGAAGTAAAACTCTCGTTATCACCATTCTCTCTAAG ATGGACAACAAATTTTCTCGACCTATTGAAGATGTTGTGAAGAACATAAGACTTGCGTTAGCGGAATAA